In Acidiphilium acidophilum, one genomic interval encodes:
- the htpG gene encoding molecular chaperone HtpG, whose amino-acid sequence MTETTETTRPFDAEVGRLLDLVVHSLYSEREIFLRELVANAADAIDRRRFLALSDESLALPEDASIRISVDKEARTITIADDGIGMTAEDLASHLGTIARSGTRAFTETLADAKPEERPSLIGQFGVGFYSAFMVADTVEMISRRAGTTAAHKWTSDGRGGYRIAEATRDTPGSDVILHIKPDADEYLEPVRLETILRKWADHISVPIRIERDGKFQPANEGTALWRKRKSDVTEQDYTEFYRHLGHMFDQPWATIHWSAEGSIEFSALLFIPGQSPFPVTEDDRESHVRLHVRRMFITDDAKLLPGWLRFIEGVVDTEDLPLNVSREMLQSTPVLARIRKALVNRVITELKSRARDAEAYKPFIEQFGPVLKEGIYDDNDHRTEIAALARFRSTHGDDLTSLDDYIARMPETQKDIYYITGEDPERIKASPQIEGLRAKGFEILLLSDQIDFFWPERLATYADKKLVHAGAASDIFEAAETPAALATLTAALKSALDAHVSEVRVSSRLTDSPAALAASGAQPDLALQRLMRRAGRQSYAPKPALELNPTHPLIERLIPHAESGEDMTDWATLLLDLARIQDGETPIDPARFARLVATKMTPT is encoded by the coding sequence TCGACCGCCGCCGCTTCCTCGCTCTGTCCGATGAATCCCTCGCCCTCCCGGAAGACGCCTCGATCCGCATCAGCGTCGACAAGGAAGCCCGCACCATCACCATCGCGGATGACGGCATCGGCATGACCGCCGAAGACCTCGCCAGCCACCTCGGCACCATCGCCCGCTCCGGCACCCGCGCCTTCACCGAAACCCTGGCCGATGCCAAACCCGAAGAACGCCCCAGCCTCATCGGCCAGTTCGGCGTCGGCTTCTATTCCGCCTTCATGGTCGCCGACACCGTCGAAATGATCTCCCGCCGCGCCGGCACCACCGCCGCCCATAAATGGACCTCCGATGGCCGCGGCGGCTACCGCATCGCCGAAGCCACCCGCGACACCCCGGGCTCCGATGTCATCCTCCACATCAAGCCGGATGCCGATGAATACCTCGAACCCGTCCGCCTGGAGACCATCCTGCGCAAATGGGCCGACCACATCTCCGTCCCGATCAGGATCGAACGCGACGGCAAATTCCAGCCCGCCAACGAAGGCACCGCCCTCTGGCGCAAACGCAAATCCGACGTCACCGAACAGGACTACACCGAATTCTACCGCCACCTCGGCCACATGTTCGACCAGCCCTGGGCCACCATCCACTGGAGCGCGGAAGGCTCGATCGAATTCTCCGCCCTGCTCTTCATCCCCGGCCAATCCCCCTTCCCGGTGACCGAGGACGATCGCGAATCCCACGTCCGCCTCCACGTCCGCCGCATGTTCATCACCGACGACGCCAAACTCCTCCCCGGCTGGCTCCGCTTCATCGAAGGCGTAGTCGACACCGAAGACCTGCCGCTCAACGTCTCGCGTGAAATGCTGCAATCCACCCCGGTCCTCGCCCGCATCCGCAAGGCCCTGGTCAACCGCGTCATCACCGAACTCAAATCCCGCGCCAGGGACGCCGAAGCCTACAAACCCTTCATCGAGCAATTCGGCCCGGTCCTGAAGGAAGGCATCTACGACGACAACGACCACCGCACCGAAATCGCGGCCCTCGCCCGCTTCCGCTCCACCCACGGCGACGACCTCACCTCGCTCGACGATTACATCGCCCGCATGCCGGAAACCCAGAAAGACATCTACTACATCACCGGCGAAGACCCCGAGCGCATCAAAGCCTCGCCCCAGATCGAAGGCCTCCGCGCCAAAGGCTTCGAAATCCTCCTCCTGTCCGACCAGATCGACTTCTTCTGGCCCGAACGCCTCGCCACCTACGCCGACAAAAAACTGGTCCACGCCGGCGCCGCATCCGACATCTTCGAAGCCGCCGAAACCCCGGCCGCCCTCGCCACCCTCACCGCCGCCCTGAAATCCGCCCTCGATGCCCACGTCTCCGAAGTCCGGGTCTCATCGCGCCTCACCGACAGCCCCGCCGCCCTCGCCGCCTCCGGCGCCCAGCCCGACCTCGCGCTGCAACGCCTGATGCGCCGCGCCGGCCGCCAATCCTACGCCCCCAAACCCGCCCTCGAACTCAACCCCACCCACCCCCTGATCGAACGCCTCATCCCCCACGCCGAATCCGGCGAAGACATGACCGACTGGGCCACCCTCCTCCTCGACCTCGCCCGCATCCAGGACGGCGAAACCCCCATCGACCCCGCCCGCTTCGCGCGCCTGGTCGCTACCAAAATGACGCCAACATGA
- a CDS encoding IS6 family transposase, whose amino-acid sequence MIDLSLMLPLKGYRFPRSVIAYAVWSYYRFNLSLRDVEDLLAERGVTVSYETIRVWVDRFGPQMASQIRRDRPPAGNKWHIDEMVITIGGEPRWLWRAVDDRGDVLEILVQKRPNADAARRFLRKLMRRWGQPRVVVTDKLRSYDVAFRTDCRSADHRSHKRLNNRIEASHRHTRRREKIMGRFKSAGHAQRFLATHDQIVTLFRPKRHRLSARSFRHSRADAFSLWADYTANLAA is encoded by the coding sequence ATGATCGACCTGAGCTTGATGTTGCCTTTGAAGGGGTATCGCTTTCCCCGATCGGTGATCGCGTATGCGGTCTGGAGCTATTACCGGTTCAACCTGAGCCTGCGGGACGTTGAAGATCTGCTGGCTGAACGGGGTGTGACGGTCAGCTACGAGACGATCCGGGTGTGGGTCGATCGGTTCGGACCACAGATGGCCTCACAGATCCGGCGCGACCGGCCGCCGGCAGGCAATAAATGGCACATCGACGAAATGGTAATCACCATCGGCGGTGAGCCGCGCTGGCTTTGGCGCGCCGTCGATGACCGGGGTGATGTGCTGGAAATCCTGGTCCAGAAACGCCCCAATGCCGATGCCGCCCGACGATTTCTCCGCAAGCTGATGCGCCGATGGGGGCAGCCGCGCGTCGTGGTGACCGACAAGCTGCGGAGCTACGACGTCGCATTCCGCACGGATTGCCGCAGTGCCGATCATCGATCCCATAAGCGGTTGAACAATCGGATCGAAGCTTCTCACCGCCATACAAGGCGACGAGAAAAGATCATGGGCCGGTTCAAGTCCGCCGGCCATGCCCAGAGATTTCTCGCCACCCACGACCAGATCGTCACCCTGTTCCGCCCGAAACGCCATCGCCTCTCCGCCCGATCATTCCGCCACAGCCGGGCCGACGCATTCTCGCTCTGGGCCGACTACACCGCCAACCTGGCCGCCTGA